A portion of the Haemorhous mexicanus isolate bHaeMex1 chromosome 3, bHaeMex1.pri, whole genome shotgun sequence genome contains these proteins:
- the STX11 gene encoding syntaxin-11 gives MKDRLSELREFARLHNQQFSDSDDDENSPQDILLYETDYALEILHKDIQSIRAENDHLKADVNRLRKQNTRFLTSMRRLSSIKRDTNCIARDIKSRGESIHRKLQVMRDFCEDAITKYGAMSVIARVAKNHYVDLMHTFQDAMFDYNAAEMNQRENCKIRIQRQLEIMGKDVSGHQIEEMIEQGKWDVFSENLLSDVKGARAALNEIETRHKELVKLEGRIKEVHELFLQVALLVEEQADTFDVIEINMQNVEDYVGDAKDQVKKALEYRRKHPLRTILCCCISCCRR, from the coding sequence ATGAAAGACCGTTTAAGTGAGCTGCGTGAATTTGCCAGGTTACACAACCAACAGTTTTCTGATAGTGATGATGATGAAAATTCGCCCCAGGATATTCTCCTTTATGAGACAGATTATGCCTTGGAAATCCTTCATAAGGACATTCAGAGCATCCGGGCAGAAAATGACCACCTGAAAGCGGATGTCAACCGTCTCAGAAAGCAAAACACCCGCTTCCTCACTTCCATGCGCCGTCTTAGTAGCATCAAACGAGATACTAATTGTATTGCCAGAGACATTAAGAGCCGTGGAGAAAGCATCCACAGGAAACTGCAGGTAATGAGAGATTTCTGTGAAGATGCAATAACAAAATACGGAGCTATGTCTGTCATTGCCAGGGTGGCAAAGAACCACTACGTTGACCTCATGCACACATTTCAGGACGCTATGTTTGATTACAATGCAGCAGAAATGAACCAGCGGGAGAACTGCAAGATTCGAATTCAGCGGCAGCTGGAGATCATGGGCAAAGACGTTTCTGGTCACCAGATTGAGGAGATGATTGAGCAAGGCAAATGGGATGTCTTCTCAGAGAATCTCTTGTCGGATGTTAAGGGAGCTCGTGCAGCCTTGAATGAGATAGAGACGCGGCACAAGGAGCTGGTGAAGCTGGAAGGTCGCATTAAGGAAGTTCATGAGCTCTTTCTGCAGGTGGCTCTGCTAGTGGAGGAACAGGCAGACACCTTTGATGTTATTGAGATAAATATGCAAAATGTTGAGGACTATGTAGGAGATGCTAAAGACCAAGTGAAAAAAGCTTTGGAATACAGGAGAAAACATCCCCTCAGAACAATCCTCTGCTGTTGCATATCTTGTTGCAGAAGGTGA